A window of Cellulomonas sp. SLBN-39 genomic DNA:
ACTCGTCCTCGCGGCGCTCGTCGTCGGCCACCTGGTCACCGACGCCGTCGGCGTCTCGTCCGGCGTCGAGGCCCCGTTCGTCCGGGCGGGCGCCGTCGGCGAGACCGTCACGCTCCGGTACGCGCACGTCACGGCGGGCGAGCCCGACGGCTCCACGGTCCTCGACCCGCAGGACGGCACCCTGCTCAGCACGCCGGGCGTCTGGCTGACGGTCCCGCTGGAGGTCGAGGTCCGCGACGAGCCGCGCTCGCTCGGTCACGCCGAGGTCGTCGGGGGCGACGGGCGCACCTACGGCACGTCCGTCAGCGGCAGGAGCGTGTTCTCGACCGGGACGATGCAGCCCGGGGTCCCCCGGTGGACGACCGTGCGGGTCGAGCTGCCCGTCGGTGCCGTGCCCGGAGCGCGGCTGCGCGTCGCGCTGAGCGGCAACGACCAGCGCGCGGACGACCTCGCCGAGATCGACCTGGGCCTGACGGCGCAGGACGCGCAGGAGTGGGGGGCCGACGAGACCCCGGTCGTCGCCGGCTGGTCCACCGACGTCCCGCCGGAGCAGCAGTGACCCCGCCCCCGCCCGACGTCCCCGCCGACGACGTCGCGGCCCCCGCGCCTCCCGGGTGGTGGCGCCGCAACCGGTGGGCGCTGGCGGCGCTGCCGCTCGCGCTCGTCCTCGCGCTGCTGGCGTCGTCCGACCGCGTCGTCTCGTGGTGGTGGACCCAGGGCCTGCACCACCCGACGACGGCGGCACCGGGCACCGAGCTCGTCTTCCGTGACGTGCTCACCGACGCGGACGGCGACCACGACGTCGCGGTCACCCTGCACCTCGACGGCGTCGAGGAGACGACCGTGGCCTGGGAGGACGGCACACCGCTCGACCTGCCCCCGGGGACGCGCGCGCTGCGCGTCGACCTGACGCTCGGCGCCGCGCCCGACGCCGCGCTGCGGGTGTGCGGCCTGGCGCTGCGCGGGCCCGACGGCACGCGGTACGAGTACGTCCCGCAGACGGCGGGGGCCTTCCAGCCGTCGTCGCCGTGCGTGCCGCCGGACGCCCCGGGTCCGTGGCCCGCGTCGGGGTGGTCGGCCCCGGAGCCGGACCCGGCCGAGCGCGACCGGCCGGCGACGTGGAGCGTCTCCCCCGTCGTCGTCCTGCCCGACGGCGTCGAGCCGGACGCCGTGCTGGTGTGGTGGCAGATGCCCGACTACGCGGTGCTGCCGCTGGGCTGAGCGGCCTGCGCGTGCAGCACGCGGTCGACGCCCGCCGCGAGCAGCGCGACGACGACCGTCAGGCCGACCGCGTGCGCCACGACCTCCAGGTGCGGGGCGAAGGCCAGGTACGTCGCGGTGTCGAGCGGCCCCGTGGCGGCGCGCATCGCCCACCGCACGCCCTCCTCGGCGCGCGTCGCCAGCAGGAACGCGAGCGCGAACACCAGCATCGGGGCCAGGCCCGCGACCGCGAGCTGGCGCAGCCCGCCGACGAGCGCCGAGAGCCGGGCGCGCACGTCGCCGACGACGGGCGCGACCGCGTCGGTGGTCCAGCGCCGCACGGGCGCGGGCAGCCGCTGCCACGCGGCGGGCGCGACCCGCGGCGGCGGGGGCGGCGTGAGCCGGTGGCCGTACACGACGGCGCCGACGGTCAGCCACGCGAGCGGCAGCACCACCAGGTCGTCGAGGTCGCCGAGCGTCCCGGCGAGGGTGTCGACGACGAGGTCGACCGGCCCCGCCACGGGACCGAGCGCGTCGAGGAGGTCGAGCCACCGCTCCAGGACGATCGCGACGGCCTGCCGGCTCTCGAGCCACGCCCACGCCGCCTGCGTGCGCACCCCGATCCACGCGGCCGCGACGAGGAGCCAGAACGCCTCGACGTACGCGCCGAGGAAGCCCAGCACGCGGGCGTCGCGCCGCCCGGCGGTCCCGCCCTCGAGGCGGCCCTCCAGCCGGCCCAGCGCCCACCGCACGACGAGGGCGACGAGCACGACGGCCGCGGCGACCCACCCGTCGCCGATCCAGTACCGCTCGCCGTCGAAGGTGTCGGTGCCGTCGAGGATCCCCGCGTTCGAGAGCAGCTCCCGGTCGACGGTGACGGTGTTGACGAACCGGAACCTGTCCTCGGCGAGGTACCCGTAGGTGGCGTAGACGGCGAGGAACGGCACGAACACCGAGGCCAGCACGTCGACCAGGCGGCGCTCGCGACCTGCGGCGGGATCGGTGGGGCCGGGCGCCGCGGCGATCCCCGCCAGGCCGGGCAGTGCCGGGCGCAGCGCGACGAGCATGGCGACGACGGCGGCGACGGCGGACAGCGGGGCGAGCGCGAGCAGCGCCCACGCGCCGACCGTCGAGTGCTCGGACACCTCGACGGCGAGCCACAGGGCCGCCGCGCGCCCGGCACCGCCGAGCAGCGCGAGGACCAGCAGGACCGGCCAGTACCCGACCCACAGCCGCAGCCCGTGGACGAGGACACCGGTCAGGTCGGCGAACCACGCCCGGGCCCGGCGGGCGGCGGGCCCGGTGGCCGACGGCACGTCCGGGCGGTCCGGCGCCGGCGACAGGTCCGGTGGCGTGGCCGGGGTCGAGGACGGGGTCGTCACGGCCGGTCCCCGGCGGCGCGCCGGCGGGGCCGGGTCACGACGCCCACGGTCGCGACCGCACCGACGACCGCGAGCACGAGACCGCCGACCAGCACGGGTGCGGCGACCTCGGCGACGACGACCTCCACCTCCTCGCCGTCGACGACCGCCGAGCACAGGCTGCGCGGGGGCAGCAGCTCGTACCGCACGCCGACGGCCGGGTCGTCGGCCGCCGCAAGGCACGCCGCGGCAGGGCCGTCCCCGGGCTCGGCGGCCGCCGTGAGGGTGCGCACCCCGAGGCCGAGGTACACGACGGCGACGGTGAGCACCCCGACGAGCGCGAGACCGCTCGCCAGGAGCAGCTGCAGGGCGCGGCGGCGGTCGGGGACGCCACGGACGGGCGGGCGGGCGCTCACGCGTCCGCCGCCCGCTCGGCCACGATCCCCGCGGCGCGCACGAGACCCGCGAGCGCCGCACGGGCCTCGTCGGGTCCGGCGCCGTCGGGCGGTGCTGCCGCGAGCAGCGTGACCGCGGCGAGGTCGCGCAGCGGCAGCCCGACGGTGCGCCACGGGCGGGTCAGGGCGTCGGCCTGCCCGACGACGTCGGGGCCGGCGCACTGCGACGTCGCCTGCGGCGGGAGCTGGGCGGCGAACCCCTTGCCGGCCTCGACGAGCGTCGCGACCTCCTCCCAGCCACGCTCGCCGATGCCGGCGATCTCGAGGGCGGCGCCGTCCGCGGTGGACGCGCGCACCGCCGTCAGCGCGGACCACGCGCTGCCGCCGTGCACGTCGAGCCCCGTCGCGCCGGCGCCCCGTGCGGCGTCGGCGACGGCGGACAGCCCGTCGGCGACGACCGGTCCGTGGACGCGCCGCAGCCGGTCGCGCCCGGAGAAGCTCGGGACGGCGCCGGCCATGACGGGGGCGAGGAGCGGCTCGTGCAGCAGCACGCGGACGCGGGCGCCGGGCACGGCGCGCACGACGTCGCCGATCCGCTGCACGAGCCCCTCGGCGAGCGACCCGACGACGGCGCGCACGGCCCCGGGGTCGGACAGCACGCGGTCGCCGCGGGCCAGGTACACCTGCGCGGCGAGGGAGAACGGGCCGAGGACCGGCAGGACGAGCGGGCCGTCGTACCCGTGGGCGGCGACCGCGAGCGCGTCGCGGTCCTCGCGGGCGAACGCCCGGGCACGGCCCAGGTCGACCCCGGGGTGGTCGGCGAGCTTCCAGCCGTGGGGGCCGAGCTCGGCCGGCATCTCCTCCAGCAGCGCGAGCGCGGCGCCCGTGGCGTCGCCCCACGGGCCGCGCGCGGGCAGCAGCACCGCGAACGGCACGCCGTCGACCTCGTCGGGGGTGTCGACGAGGTCGCCGACGACGACCTGCTGGGCGTCGAGCACGTCGGCACCGGGCCAGGGCCCGACGCCGGAGACCGCGGTCACCGGGCTCCCGCCGCGGTCCCGGGACCGACCTGCGCGGGCGTGCGCGTGGCGGTGACGGTCGCCTGGCCGAGCACGCGCGTGCCGGCGTAGAGCACGAGCGACTGGCCGGGGGCGACGCCGTGCAGCCCCTGCCCGGCGACGTCGACGCCGACCTCCCCGCCGGTGGTGCCCGGCAGGACGACGGCGGGCACGGGCGTGCCGTGGGCGCGGACCTGCACGGTGCACGCGGCGCCGGGGTCGGGCGGGGCCGTGAACCACACGGCACGGTCGGCGAGCACGTGCGCCACCTCCAGGTCCTGCACGGGTCCGACGACGACGCGCCGCCGGACGGGTTCGACGGACAGCACGTACCGGGGCCGCCCGTCGGGCGCGGGACGCCCCAGGTGCAGGCCGCGGCGCTGGCCGACGGTGTACGCGTACGCGCCGTCGTGGGTGCCGAGGACCGTGCCGTCGGCGTCGACCACGTCCCCGGGCTGGGAGCCCAGGTGCGAGCGCAGGAACCCCTGCGTGTCGCCGTCGGCGACGAAGCAGATGTCGTAGGAGTCGGGCTTGGCCGAGACGGCCAGGCCGCGGGCGGCGGCCTCGGCCCGCACGTCGGCCTTCGAGGCCACGTCGCCGAGGGGGAAGACCGCGCGGGCCAGGCGCTCGGGGCCCATGACGGCCAGCACGTAGGACTGGTCCTTGGCGGCGTCCGCGGCGCGGTGCAGCTCGCGGGTGCCGTCGGGGTGCTCGACGACGCGCGCGTAGTGCCCGGTGCAGACCGCGTCGAAGCCGAGCGCGAGCGCCTTGTCGAGCAGCGCCGCGAACTTCACGTGCTCGTTGCAGCGGACGCAGGGGTTAGGGGTGCGGCCGGCGGCGTACTCGGCGAGGAAGTCCGTGACGACCGTCTGCTCGAACCGCTCGGACATGTCCCACACGTAGTAGGGCACAC
This region includes:
- the mnmA gene encoding tRNA 2-thiouridine(34) synthase MnmA, with the protein product MRVLAALSGGVDSAVAAARAVDAGHDVVGVHMALSRTPAQRREGSRGCCSIEDASDARRAADVLGVPYYVWDMSERFEQTVVTDFLAEYAAGRTPNPCVRCNEHVKFAALLDKALALGFDAVCTGHYARVVEHPDGTRELHRAADAAKDQSYVLAVMGPERLARAVFPLGDVASKADVRAEAAARGLAVSAKPDSYDICFVADGDTQGFLRSHLGSQPGDVVDADGTVLGTHDGAYAYTVGQRRGLHLGRPAPDGRPRYVLSVEPVRRRVVVGPVQDLEVAHVLADRAVWFTAPPDPGAACTVQVRAHGTPVPAVVLPGTTGGEVGVDVAGQGLHGVAPGQSLVLYAGTRVLGQATVTATRTPAQVGPGTAAGAR